A section of the candidate division KSB1 bacterium genome encodes:
- a CDS encoding 1-acyl-sn-glycerol-3-phosphate acyltransferase, whose translation MDRVLLNEKLYDLWKKRSEWWVRTQRVCVSGLQHIPRQGAAVLAANHINWKDIFFIGGVVPRRVSFVGTAELFDLEVCREMVERYIREHFSFAWAKGTIRRVSDWAARVMVTRVPYCGTIPVKRGVNDKSFFALAKEALRQGSLLCIFPEGGTSRPERLRRFKYGLAKIVYDLHHEGLEDIPILPTALRGTEHPYFPGRKLTFRVGAPHYIRDYIASHEKQTLRLFSERLRDSVQELLERGKQYARRIGLSDESVAGDSTGGELPLCAT comes from the coding sequence ATGGACCGGGTTCTCCTCAACGAAAAGCTGTATGACCTGTGGAAGAAACGTTCGGAGTGGTGGGTGCGCACGCAACGCGTCTGCGTGTCCGGCCTGCAGCATATCCCTCGTCAAGGGGCCGCGGTGCTGGCCGCCAACCACATCAACTGGAAAGACATCTTCTTCATCGGAGGCGTGGTGCCCCGCCGCGTCTCTTTTGTCGGCACTGCGGAGCTTTTCGACCTGGAAGTCTGCCGCGAGATGGTGGAGCGCTACATTCGGGAACATTTCTCTTTCGCCTGGGCCAAGGGCACCATTCGGAGGGTCAGTGACTGGGCGGCGCGCGTCATGGTGACGCGTGTGCCTTATTGCGGCACCATTCCGGTCAAACGCGGGGTGAACGACAAGTCGTTCTTTGCGCTGGCCAAGGAGGCACTCCGTCAGGGGAGCCTCCTGTGCATCTTCCCCGAAGGCGGGACCTCCCGCCCGGAGCGACTGCGTCGTTTCAAGTACGGTCTGGCGAAGATCGTCTACGACCTGCATCACGAAGGGTTGGAGGACATCCCCATTCTGCCTACCGCCCTGCGCGGCACGGAACATCCGTACTTTCCAGGCAGGAAGCTGACTTTCCGTGTGGGTGCCCCCCACTACATCCGCGACTATATCGCGAGTCATGAGAAGCAGACCCTGCGCCTGTTCAGCGAAAGGCTCCGGGACAGCGTCCAAGAGCTGCTGGAAAGAGGGAAGCAGTACGCGCGTCGCATTGGCTTGAGCGATGAGAGTGTGGCTGGGGACTCCACGGGTGGAGAGCTGCCTCTGTGCGCGACCTGA